Proteins encoded together in one uncultured Desulfosarcina sp. window:
- a CDS encoding AAA family ATPase, translated as MKLAVSGKGGVGKTTFSSLLARTLSDRGKTVLAIDADPDANLAAALGITDGDSVKPIAEMKEMIFERTGAQPGTIGGFFKLNPKVDDIPDTLSVKLGNIKLMRLGSVKKGGGGCLCPESTLLKALVTHVVLGRNEVVIMDMEAGIEHLGRATAQAVDKLIVVVEPGRRSIDTAEHIRRLASEIFLKNIAIVGNKIRGPKDEEFLRTHLPDFEFLGFMPYDNSLIEADLSGAAPYDTEATAKQVVADIIDRLVS; from the coding sequence ATGAAACTGGCAGTCAGCGGAAAAGGTGGCGTAGGCAAAACGACATTTTCCTCTCTTCTGGCAAGGACCCTGAGCGACCGCGGCAAAACCGTTCTGGCCATCGATGCCGATCCGGACGCCAACCTGGCGGCGGCCCTGGGTATCACCGATGGCGACAGCGTCAAACCCATCGCCGAAATGAAAGAGATGATCTTCGAGCGCACCGGCGCACAGCCCGGTACCATCGGCGGATTTTTCAAGCTCAATCCCAAAGTGGACGATATCCCGGATACCCTGTCCGTCAAACTGGGCAACATCAAGCTCATGCGCCTGGGCAGCGTAAAAAAGGGCGGCGGCGGCTGTCTGTGTCCGGAATCCACCCTGCTCAAGGCCCTGGTAACCCATGTAGTGCTGGGCCGCAACGAGGTGGTTATCATGGACATGGAGGCCGGCATCGAACATCTCGGGCGGGCCACGGCCCAGGCAGTGGACAAGCTGATCGTGGTGGTCGAACCCGGCCGCCGCAGCATCGATACCGCCGAGCACATCCGGCGCCTGGCATCGGAAATCTTCCTGAAAAACATTGCCATCGTGGGCAACAAGATCCGGGGACCCAAGGACGAAGAATTTTTGCGCACCCACTTGCCCGATTTCGAGTTTCTGGGGTTCATGCCCTACGATAATTCCCTCATCGAGGCGGATCTTTCCGGTGCCGCCCCTTACGACACCGAGGCCACGGCCAAGCAGGTGGTGGCCGACATCATCGACCGGCTGGTCTCTTGA